The Candidatus Woesearchaeota archaeon genomic interval ATATATATACTTTATACCCGTTATTTATATAAAGTTCTTTGTTTTTCACAAAAAAAGCATGGAACAACGAAAACTCATCAAATTCGGCAACAACTCCTACGTCATCTCCCTCCCAAAAAAATGGGTCCAAGAAAACGCCCTCACCAAAGGCACACCCCTCTACATCCAAGAACAAGACAACACCCTCCGCATCACCAGCACCCGGCCAACACACCCCCACCAAGACAAAGAACTCCGACTAGACGGCAGCCAAGACCTTGAAGCCCTCAAGCTCAACATCATCTCCGCCTACATCAACAACTACAAACGCATCATCATCCTCAACCCTCGAGAAAAAGTCCACAACATCCGCAACATCCTCCACAACACCATCGCCCTCGAAATCATAGAACAAACACCCAACATCATCGTCGCCCAAGACTACCTCGACCTCGAAGAAATATCCATCCAAGAACTCCTCAAACAAAGCGACGTCCTCATTCGCAGCATGCTCTCAGACACCAACACACTCATCGCAAAAAAA includes:
- a CDS encoding phosphate uptake regulator PhoU gives rise to the protein YIYFIPVIYIKFFVFHKKSMEQRKLIKFGNNSYVISLPKKWVQENALTKGTPLYIQEQDNTLRITSTRPTHPHQDKELRLDGSQDLEALKLNIISAYINNYKRIIILNPREKVHNIRNILHNTIALEIIEQTPNIIVAQDYLDLEEISIQELLKQSDVLIRSMLSDTNTLIAKKQTYKNTAFAQEISERDEDINRLTLLAHKTIKYRLTKANEDAVALLNFWETTKTLEKIGDEIKRVVRLLIQRELQRYKELIYLLRDVETHHSNIMDIYYANDKEGALLLAAKKHTRMEQATKLYKTYHNNLTIATCLTRILIILQYQNILLRMTYQ